A genomic segment from Gopherus evgoodei ecotype Sinaloan lineage unplaced genomic scaffold, rGopEvg1_v1.p scaffold_33_arrow_ctg1, whole genome shotgun sequence encodes:
- the LOC115641211 gene encoding uncharacterized protein LOC115641211 isoform X2 produces the protein MKRALRKMVDNNGSNWDKLLEPILFSLRTKIHATTKFSPFRLMFCDDAVFPEDVLDNYTIPDLDMFGEDFCKEYSMNMKSRHDADIALALSNIAKAQEKQRRHYAKRKTSKYGEITFEVGDSVLLLNARQRTRKGGVLESKYRGPYKIMSVEGKRVKLQTISGKQLGTMYSIAHLKPVKEPTTLAAESTSEGKTGTEIGVGDTEPETPTEEIREVDGTVSLDSKVENIEVTAIEKEEYIGQDVSNNDTSDADDSFDDMLTEEVEDKQWLLKVKLVMTSKHTERLEAKVRNIKLYGSSFHCLKPRSWISDEVQAISSVVSTVILSGRATQVKVKSELLQNDILLLPYHTPGHWVLAIALMKKKGIVNN, from the exons ATGAAAAG AGCACTGCGGAAGATGGTTGATAACAATGGGAGTAATTGGGATAAATTACTTGaacccattttgttttctttgcgaACTAAAATACATGCAACAACAAAATTTTCACCTTTCCGACTAATGTTTTGTGATGATGCAGTGTTTCCTGAAGATGTCTTAGATAATTACACG ATCCCAGATCTGGATATGTTCGGGGAAGATTTCTGCAAAGAGTACAGCATGAATATGAAATCGAGACATGACGCTGACATTGCGCTGGCCCTAAGTAACATTGCTAAAGCACAAGAAAAACAACGAAGACATTATGCTAAAAGAAAGACTTCTAAATATGGGGAAATAACATTTGAAGTTGGGGACTCTGTTCTGTTACTGAATGCTagacagagaacaagaaaaggagGAGTACTGGAATCTAAATATCGGGGACCATACAAAATTATGAGTGTTGAAGGTAAGAGAGTGAAATTGCAAACCATCTCAGGGAAACAGTTAGGAACCATGTACAGTATTGCACACTTAAAACCAGTAAAAGAACCAACAACATTAGCTGCTGAAAGCACATCAGAGGGAAAAACTGGAACTGAAATTGGAGTTGGTGACACTGAACCAGAAACACCCACGGAAGAGATTAGAGAAGTGGATGGCACCGTATCTCTTGACAGCAAAGTGGAAAACATAGAGGTCACAGCAATAGAAAAAGAGGAATATATAGGGCAAGATGTGTCAAACAATGATACAAGTGATGCTGATGACAGCTTTGATGATATGCTTACAGAGGAAGTGGAAGACAAGCAATGGCTTCTGAAAG tAAAATTGGTAATGaccagcaaacacacagagagactggAGGCGAAAGTGAGAAACATAAAATTGTATGGCTCTTCATTTCATTGCCTGAAACCGAGAAGCTGGATAAGTGATGAG GTACAAGCCATCTCATCAGTAGTTTCCACTGTCATTCTCTCAGGCAGAGCTACACAAGTGAAAGTGAAG agtGAATTACTTCAAAATGATATATTATTGCTTCCTTACCACACACCAGGTCATTGGGTTCTTGCG ATAGCCTTgatgaaaaaaaaaggaattgttaATAATTGA
- the LOC115641211 gene encoding uncharacterized protein LOC115641211 isoform X3 encodes MKRALRKMVDNNGSNWDKLLEPILFSLRTKIHATTKFSPFRLMFCDDAVFPEDVLDNYTIPDLDMFGEDFCKEYSMNMKSRHDADIALALSNIAKAQEKQRRHYAKRKTSKYGEITFEVGDSVLLLNARQRTRKGGVLESKYRGPYKIMSVEGKRVKLQTISGKQLGTMYSIAHLKPVKEPTTLAAESTSEGKTGTEIGVGDTEPETPTEEIREVDGTVSLDSKVENIEVTAIEKEEYIGQDVSNNDTSDADDSFDDMLTEEVEDKQWLLKVKLVMTSKHTERLEAKVRNIKLYGSSFHCLKPRSWISDEVQAISSVVSTVILSGRATQVKVKSELLQNDILLLPYHTPGHWVLAKLHQTIN; translated from the exons ATGAAAAG AGCACTGCGGAAGATGGTTGATAACAATGGGAGTAATTGGGATAAATTACTTGaacccattttgttttctttgcgaACTAAAATACATGCAACAACAAAATTTTCACCTTTCCGACTAATGTTTTGTGATGATGCAGTGTTTCCTGAAGATGTCTTAGATAATTACACG ATCCCAGATCTGGATATGTTCGGGGAAGATTTCTGCAAAGAGTACAGCATGAATATGAAATCGAGACATGACGCTGACATTGCGCTGGCCCTAAGTAACATTGCTAAAGCACAAGAAAAACAACGAAGACATTATGCTAAAAGAAAGACTTCTAAATATGGGGAAATAACATTTGAAGTTGGGGACTCTGTTCTGTTACTGAATGCTagacagagaacaagaaaaggagGAGTACTGGAATCTAAATATCGGGGACCATACAAAATTATGAGTGTTGAAGGTAAGAGAGTGAAATTGCAAACCATCTCAGGGAAACAGTTAGGAACCATGTACAGTATTGCACACTTAAAACCAGTAAAAGAACCAACAACATTAGCTGCTGAAAGCACATCAGAGGGAAAAACTGGAACTGAAATTGGAGTTGGTGACACTGAACCAGAAACACCCACGGAAGAGATTAGAGAAGTGGATGGCACCGTATCTCTTGACAGCAAAGTGGAAAACATAGAGGTCACAGCAATAGAAAAAGAGGAATATATAGGGCAAGATGTGTCAAACAATGATACAAGTGATGCTGATGACAGCTTTGATGATATGCTTACAGAGGAAGTGGAAGACAAGCAATGGCTTCTGAAAG tAAAATTGGTAATGaccagcaaacacacagagagactggAGGCGAAAGTGAGAAACATAAAATTGTATGGCTCTTCATTTCATTGCCTGAAACCGAGAAGCTGGATAAGTGATGAG GTACAAGCCATCTCATCAGTAGTTTCCACTGTCATTCTCTCAGGCAGAGCTACACAAGTGAAAGTGAAG agtGAATTACTTCAAAATGATATATTATTGCTTCCTTACCACACACCAGGTCATTGGGTTCTTGCG AAACTTCATCAAACGATTAACTAG
- the LOC115641213 gene encoding von Willebrand factor A domain-containing protein 5A-like: MELMTRLQLPKELVPLRSSSVSVLIRGFVADVGCELLYRNEEPGPMEVVFKFPVDAEAAVYAFQAWLGGACIQAQLHEKKQAQELYGDALAGGAEIVSAAAGRGQGRRVQLLPGESAPGEEAVLTLRYVCELPLEPDGAARYVLLTVLHPRYMPHGWDGEDVTQGVLRVPQRELPYILSATLQSPHGINRVLSNCPLTHLSYTAGNQTTAQVSLAQVPL; encoded by the exons ATGGAGCTGATGACGAGGCTGCAGCTCCCCAAGGAACTGG tgcccctgcgCAGCAGCTCGGTATCCGTGTTGATCCGAGGCTTTGTGGCTGATGTGGGCTGCGAGCTGCTCTACAGGAATGAGGAGCCGGGGCCCATGGAGGTTGTGTTCAAGTTCCCCGTGGATGCCGAGGCAGCTGTCTACGCCttccaggcctggctggggggggcctGCATCCAGGCCCAGCTCCACGAGAAGAaacag gCGCAGGAGCTGTACGGGGACGCACTGGCGGGGGGGGCAGAGATAGTTTCTGCTGCAGCAGGAAGGGGCCAGGGGCGACGTGTTCAGCTGCTCCCTGGGGAATCTGCCCCCGGGGAGGAGGCAGTGTTGACCCTGCGCTATGTCTGTGAGCTGCCGCTGGAGCCTGACGGGGCTGCCCGCTACGTGCTGCTGACCGTGCTGCATCCCCGCTACATGCCCCATG GCTGGGATGGGGAGGATGTCACCCAGGGGGTCCTGCGGGTCCCCCAACGGGAGCTGCCCTATATCCTGAGTGCCACGCTGCAGTCGCCCCACGGCATCAACCGCGTGCTCTCCAACTGCCCCCTCACTCACCTGAGCTATACAGCCGGGAACCAAACCACTGCCCAG GTGTCATTGGCCCAGGTCCCCCTGTGA
- the LOC115641230 gene encoding olfactory receptor 6F1-like: MYFFLCNLSFLEIWYTTACIPKTLAVFLGTSRTISFTGCITQMYFILSFGCTECFLLSVMAYDRYLAICYPLHYSSIMNSTLSAWLALSCWVCGFRAICEPAYLITRLSFCGPNVINHFYCDLDSWIVLSCTDTHLLQLVAFITSFINLLGTCIVTLISYILIISTIVRIPSSQGRQKAFSTCSAHLAVVTIWYGSTIFLYIKPSVQTPWL; the protein is encoded by the coding sequence atgtatttcttcctctgcaatctCTCTTTCCTGGAGATATGGTACACCACAGCCTGCATTCCCAAGACACTTGCAGTCTTCCTGGGGACAAGCAGAACCATTTCTTTTACTGGCTGCATCACACAGATGTACTTCATTCTATCCTTTGGCTGCACAGAATGTTTCCTCTTATccgtcatggcctatgaccgctatCTGGCCATTTGCTACCCACTGCACTATAGTTCCATCATGAACAGCACCTTGTCTGCTTGGCTGGCCCTCTCCTGTTGGGTGTGTGGTTTCCGAGCTATTTGTGAGCCAGCGTATCTCATAACCAGGTTGTCCTTTTGTGGCCCTAATGTCATTAATCATTTCTATTGTGACCTAGATTCTTGGATAGTTCtctcctgcacagacacacatCTCCTTCAGCTGGTGGCTTTCATCACCTCCTTCATTAACCTCCTGGGCACCTGTATAGTAACTCTGATCTCCTACATTTTAATCATTTCCACAATAGTGAGAATTCCATCATCCCAAGGacggcaaaaggccttttccacttgcTCTGCTCATCTGGCTGTTGTGACTATCTGGTATGGTTCCACCATTTTCCTGTACATCAAGCCTTCTGTACAAACACCCTGGCTCTAA
- the LOC115641210 gene encoding von Willebrand factor A domain-containing protein 5A-like: MAESLQRVQLLQANLGGTEILEPLRVIYRSPCWDGHPRQLFVFTDGEVENTQDVIREVWRHRGTHRCFSFGIGDGVSIALIKGIARAAGGSAEFITGQDRMQPKVLQSLKRALQPAVTGISLSWDLPPGMQAQLLHRGPEVIFAGQRCLIYAQLCGQPQPPDTPMGGITLQYGIQDQTYKERLHFPLQPQDGDMLTVHQLAAKSLLLELEGAVGTGSERARHLALETSLSSGVICSLTAYVGVDTERGQPVQGPLVRRDVPLADFIMEYIGMIDCVPIREVSIDGIYERPASRACLGEPNYRSVFGRLSHDLHAAQWAPEESPLLRLVSLQNADGSWDLDPQLAAVLGVSETNARERIPREDMTPSIWATVLAVIWLHDQAMGQRDEWELLEAKAVGWVQDRAGAQLSECLEAANALLDCSVGPAVFGL; the protein is encoded by the exons ATGGCCGAGTCCCTGCAGCGCGtccagctgctccaggctaacCTGGGGGGCACCGAAATCTTGGAGCCACTACGAGTCATTTaccgcagcccctgctgggacGGGCACCCACGCCAG CTGTTCGTGTTTACGGATGGGGAGGTAGAGAACACCCAGGATGTCATCAGAGAGGTGTGGCGTCACCGGGGGACCCACAG GTGCTTCTCCTTCGGCATTGGGGATGGGGTTTCCATAGCTCTCATCAAAGGCATCGcccgggcagcagggggcagcgccgAGTTCATCACTGGCCAGGACCGCATGCAACCCAAG GTGCTGCAATCTCTGAAGCGGGCCCTGCAGCCGGCGGTGACCGGGATCTCGCTGagctgggatctgccccctgGGATGCAGGCACAGCTGCTGCACCGGGGCCCCGAGGTGATCTTCGCTGGGCAGCGGTGCCTCATCTACGCCCAGCTCTGCGGGCAGCCCCAG CCCCCAGACACTCCCATGGGGGGCATCACCCTGCAGTATGGCATCCAGGACCAGACCTACAAGGAGAGACTGCATTTCCCCCTGCAGCCACAGGATGGAGACAT GCTGACTGTTCACCAGCTGGCGGCCAAgtcgctgctgctggagctggagggggccGTGGGCACTGGGTCAGAGAGGGCCCGGCACCTGGCACTGGAGACCAGTCTGAGCTCGGGGGTCATCTGCTCCCTCACGGCCTATGTGGGGGTGGACACAGAGCGGGGGCAGCCAGTGCAGGGGCCACTGGTGAGACGGGATGTCCCACTGGCAG ATTTCATCATGGAATACATTGGGATGATAGACTGCGTCCCGATAAGAGAAGTCTCAATAGACGGTATCTACGAGCGGCCAGCCAGCAGAGCATGCCTAGGCGAACCGAACTACCGCAGCGTCTTCGGGCGCCtgtcccatgacttgcatgcggCAC AGTGGGCACCGGAGGAGTCTCCCTTGCTGAGGCTGGTGTCTCTGCAAAATGCCGATGGTTCGTGGGACTTGGACCCCCAGCTGGCTGCTGTTCTGGGGGTGAGCGAGACCAATGCCAGGGAGAGGATACCCAGGGAG GACATGACCCCCAGCATCTGGGCCACAGTGCTAGCTGTGATCTGGCTGCACGACCAGGCCATGGGGCAGCGTGatgagtgggagctgctggaggccaAGGCTGTGGGTTGGGTGCAGGACCGAGCAG GGGCCCAGCTGAGCGAGTGCCTGGAAGCCGCCAACGCCCTGCTGGACTGCAGCGTTGGCCCTGCTGTCTTCGGGCTCTGA
- the LOC115641211 gene encoding uncharacterized protein LOC115641211 isoform X1: MKRALRKMVDNNGSNWDKLLEPILFSLRTKIHATTKFSPFRLMFCDDAVFPEDVLDNYTIPDLDMFGEDFCKEYSMNMKSRHDADIALALSNIAKAQEKQRRHYAKRKTSKYGEITFEVGDSVLLLNARQRTRKGGVLESKYRGPYKIMSVEGKRVKLQTISGKQLGTMYSIAHLKPVKEPTTLAAESTSEGKTGTEIGVGDTEPETPTEEIREVDGTVSLDSKVENIEVTAIEKEEYIGQDVSNNDTSDADDSFDDMLTEEVEDKQWLLKVKLVMTSKHTERLEAKVRNIKLYGSSFHCLKPRSWISDEVQAISSVVSTVILSGRATQVKVKSELLQNDILLLPYHTPGHWVLAVRCFVLCFWIMGNKCGNK, encoded by the exons ATGAAAAG AGCACTGCGGAAGATGGTTGATAACAATGGGAGTAATTGGGATAAATTACTTGaacccattttgttttctttgcgaACTAAAATACATGCAACAACAAAATTTTCACCTTTCCGACTAATGTTTTGTGATGATGCAGTGTTTCCTGAAGATGTCTTAGATAATTACACG ATCCCAGATCTGGATATGTTCGGGGAAGATTTCTGCAAAGAGTACAGCATGAATATGAAATCGAGACATGACGCTGACATTGCGCTGGCCCTAAGTAACATTGCTAAAGCACAAGAAAAACAACGAAGACATTATGCTAAAAGAAAGACTTCTAAATATGGGGAAATAACATTTGAAGTTGGGGACTCTGTTCTGTTACTGAATGCTagacagagaacaagaaaaggagGAGTACTGGAATCTAAATATCGGGGACCATACAAAATTATGAGTGTTGAAGGTAAGAGAGTGAAATTGCAAACCATCTCAGGGAAACAGTTAGGAACCATGTACAGTATTGCACACTTAAAACCAGTAAAAGAACCAACAACATTAGCTGCTGAAAGCACATCAGAGGGAAAAACTGGAACTGAAATTGGAGTTGGTGACACTGAACCAGAAACACCCACGGAAGAGATTAGAGAAGTGGATGGCACCGTATCTCTTGACAGCAAAGTGGAAAACATAGAGGTCACAGCAATAGAAAAAGAGGAATATATAGGGCAAGATGTGTCAAACAATGATACAAGTGATGCTGATGACAGCTTTGATGATATGCTTACAGAGGAAGTGGAAGACAAGCAATGGCTTCTGAAAG tAAAATTGGTAATGaccagcaaacacacagagagactggAGGCGAAAGTGAGAAACATAAAATTGTATGGCTCTTCATTTCATTGCCTGAAACCGAGAAGCTGGATAAGTGATGAG GTACAAGCCATCTCATCAGTAGTTTCCACTGTCATTCTCTCAGGCAGAGCTACACAAGTGAAAGTGAAG agtGAATTACTTCAAAATGATATATTATTGCTTCCTTACCACACACCAGGTCATTGGGTTCTTGCGGTAAGATGTTTTGTATTGTGCTTCTGGATTATGGGCAATAAATGTGGCAATAAATAA